The window CACCTTGCCGTCGACGTGGATGACGTCAGGGTCATCGAACACGCGGACTACTTGGACAATGGCCTCGGCCTCACGGATGTTGGCGAGGAACTTGTTGCCCAGGCCTTCACCCTCCGAGGCACCCTTGACGATGCCGGCGATGTCGACGAAGGACACTGGCGCGGGCAGCAGTCGCTGGGACCCGAAGATCTCAGCCAGCTTGGCCAAGCGCGGGTCCGGCAGGCTGACCACGCCGACGTTCGGCTCGATCGTCGCGAACGGGTAGTTCGCTGCGAGCACCTGGTTGCGGGTCAGTGCGTTGAAAAGAGTTGATTTGCCGACGTTGGGCAGTCCGACGATGCCAATAGTTAGAGCCACGAGTACTGATTCTACCCGCTGCGGCGCAGGAGCCGGGCCCCTGGGCAGCCCGTTGCAGGGCGGCAGCCGGAAACTGTCACCGGGGCATGCCAAAGTGAAGGCATGGACGCTTTTGCACTGATTCTCTCCCTCCTCATGCTTCTTATCGGCGCAGTCGCCGGCGCCGCGGCGGTCTACCTGCTGCTGCGGCACCGCACACACGCGCTCGAGCAGGACTTCGACGCCGTATCGGGACGGCTTTCCGAGGTGAGTGCGCAGTTCGCTGCAGCCGACGCCGAACGGCGGCTGCTGACGGCGCAGAACCGTGAGCTCGGCGAGTCCCGGAACCAGGACGGCAGCGTGCTCCGGGCTTTGGCGCCGGTGGCGGAGAAGCTGTCAGCTGTGCAGCAGCAGGTGTCGCTGTTGGAACGCGACCGTCTGGAGCAGTACGGCCAGCTGGCCCAGCAACTGCAGGAGGCCCGGCTGTCTGACGAACAGCTGCTGCGCTCGACGCATGCCCTCGAGTCAGCCCTGCGCTCCAACAGCGCCCGCGGCCAGTGGGGCGAGGTGCAGTTGCGCCGGGTAGTGGAAGCGGCCGGGATGCTGCGTCACGTGGACTTCCACGAGCAGGTGCACAGCGGGCCGCAACACGGGGCCGCCACGGAGACCTCGGTCCGGCCTGACCTCGTGGTGCAGCTGCCCGGCCAGAAGCAGCTGGTGGTCGATGCGAAGGTGCCCCTTTCGTCCTATCTGGCGGCGCAGGAGCTGGGGGCTTCCACCTCCGGGCAGCAGCATGCGCAGCTCCTGGGCGGCCAGCAGGCCCACCTGCTGGCGCATGCGAAGGCCCTCAAAGCCCACGTGGATGCGCTGAGCGGCAAAAAGTACTGGGACATTCCCGGGAACTCCCCCGAGCTAGTGGTCTGTTTCCTGCCGGCCGAGTCGATCCTGGCCGCGGCGCTCTCGGCCGACCCGGCCCTGCTGGATTACGCCCTGTCCAGGAATGTGGTGCTGGCTTCGCCTTCCACTCTTCTGGCCGTTCTGAAGTCGGTCGCCTTCACCTGGCGCCAAGACGTCCTGACGGACAGCGCACGGGAACTCTTCGAACTCGCGCGTCAGCTGTATGAGCGGATGGGAACACTCGGCGAGAACGTCACCAAACTTGGATCGTCGCTGAAAACGTCCGTGGACCGCTATAACTCGATGGTGGGAACCCTGGAGGCACGGGTACTGCCCACGGCACGGAAGCTTAACGCCCTGGATGCGGCCGGGCTGGCCACCCCTCCAGCGGTCGAGGTGACACCGCGGTCTGTCGCCGCCCCGGAACTCCAGCCCGGAAGCACGGCAGGGGAAGACCGGGAGTCTGCAGCCTAGGAGGTGCGCGCGGCGCGGGCGCCGCGGCCTCCCAGGGCGCGGGTGACATCGCCTGCCTGCTTCAGGGTGGCGCGGAGTTCCTTCGGCAGAGAGAAGAGCAGATCCTCCTCGGCAGTGACGACTTCCTCGACGGATCCGTAGCCGTAGTCGGCCAACAGGCGCAGGACGTCCTTCACGAGGACCTCCGGCACCGACGCCCCTGAGGTCACACCGACGGTGGCCACGCCCTCGAACCACGATTCGTCCACTTCATTGGCAAAATCCACCCGGTAGGAGGCCTTGGCACCATATTCGAGGGCCACTTCCACCAGCCGCACGGAGTTTGATGAGTTGGCCGATCCGACCACAATGACGAGCTCCGCCTGCGGTGAAATCTTCTTGATGGCCACCTGCCGGTTGGTGGTCGCGTAGCAGATGTCATCGCTGGGCGGATCCTGCAGGGTGGGAAACCGATCCTTTAGCAGCCTGACGGTTTCCATGGTTTCATCCACGCTGAGCGTGGTTTGGGACAGCCAAATGACTTTTTCCGGGTCCCGCACAGTGACCTTGTCCACCTCGTGCGGGCCGTTAATGATCTGGATGTGTTCGGGGGCCTCCCCGGCGGTTCCTTCGACTTCCTCGTGGCCGTCATGGCCGATGAGCAAGATGTCGAAGTCGTCTTTCGCGAAGCGCACAGCCTCTTTATGCACCTTGGTCACCAGGGGGCAGGTGGCGTCAATGGTCCGCAGCCCGCGGTCCTCGGCGGACTGCACGACGGCAGGCGAGACGCCATGGGCCGAGAAGATCACCAGCGCACCCTCGGGGACCTCGTCAGTTTCGTCCACGAAGATCGCGCCCTTTTCCTCGAGGGAGCTGACCACATGCACGTTATGGACGATCTGTTTGCGCACGTACACCGGCGGGCCGTAGTGCTCAAGTGCTTTCTCCACCGCGATGACCGCGCGGTCGACGCCGGCGCAGTAGCCGCGGGGGGCTGCGAGCAGCACCCTTTTAGGGCCGTCGACGGGAGCTGCCGCCAAAACTTCCTCCGGCGTGCGCCGCCGGCGCGGAACGGTTGGCATCGGAATCGAAACAGCGGTGGAGGTCATGCCCCCAATGCTACCGGTGTTGGCTGGGCTGCTGCTGGACGCGGCGGCCGGCAACGGTGCGCAGCACGAGTCCGGCTGCCAGCAGGACGCCGCCCGCCACGGCGGCCGTCACGATCCACTGCCCGAGGCTTGAGGCTGCCGCTGAGACGAACTCGGTTTTGAAGATCTCTGCGACGTCGTTTCCGCTGCTGGTTCCCAGCACGGCGGTTGCGGCGGCGTCAGCGGACAGTTTCCAGGCCCCGGCCAGCAGGAGCGTACCCAGGCCGATGCCGGCGAGGACCGTCCCCCGCCGCCGGGCCGCCACAAACGCCAGGGCGAAGGCGATGAGTGCACCGATGGCCAGCGCAGAGCCCAGCGGTGCAAAGGCGGCCACCCGGTCGAGGACCTGCCGGTGCTCGGGCTGCCCAATGGTGATCAGCAGTTGGTCCGATGCTTCCAGCGGCAAAGTTGTAGCCTCCGCCACCTGCTTCGCCACCAGGGCGACCAGGGGTGCCAGGTCCAGGGTCAGGGTGGAGGCGGTGTCGGTCCCGGCAGGTTCGGCAGCGGGGTCAGCGACATTGAGGCGGTGGCTTTTGCGCAGCGTTTCGGTCCACGCGTCAGGGTACCCGGGCATGTCTGTCAGGGACCGGGCTGC is drawn from Micrococcaceae bacterium Sec5.8 and contains these coding sequences:
- a CDS encoding 4-hydroxy-3-methylbut-2-enyl diphosphate reductase gives rise to the protein MTSTAVSIPMPTVPRRRRTPEEVLAAAPVDGPKRVLLAAPRGYCAGVDRAVIAVEKALEHYGPPVYVRKQIVHNVHVVSSLEEKGAIFVDETDEVPEGALVIFSAHGVSPAVVQSAEDRGLRTIDATCPLVTKVHKEAVRFAKDDFDILLIGHDGHEEVEGTAGEAPEHIQIINGPHEVDKVTVRDPEKVIWLSQTTLSVDETMETVRLLKDRFPTLQDPPSDDICYATTNRQVAIKKISPQAELVIVVGSANSSNSVRLVEVALEYGAKASYRVDFANEVDESWFEGVATVGVTSGASVPEVLVKDVLRLLADYGYGSVEEVVTAEEDLLFSLPKELRATLKQAGDVTRALGGRGARAARTS
- a CDS encoding DNA recombination protein RmuC; this translates as MDAFALILSLLMLLIGAVAGAAAVYLLLRHRTHALEQDFDAVSGRLSEVSAQFAAADAERRLLTAQNRELGESRNQDGSVLRALAPVAEKLSAVQQQVSLLERDRLEQYGQLAQQLQEARLSDEQLLRSTHALESALRSNSARGQWGEVQLRRVVEAAGMLRHVDFHEQVHSGPQHGAATETSVRPDLVVQLPGQKQLVVDAKVPLSSYLAAQELGASTSGQQHAQLLGGQQAHLLAHAKALKAHVDALSGKKYWDIPGNSPELVVCFLPAESILAAALSADPALLDYALSRNVVLASPSTLLAVLKSVAFTWRQDVLTDSARELFELARQLYERMGTLGENVTKLGSSLKTSVDRYNSMVGTLEARVLPTARKLNALDAAGLATPPAVEVTPRSVAAPELQPGSTAGEDRESAA